A window from Camelus dromedarius isolate mCamDro1 chromosome 9, mCamDro1.pat, whole genome shotgun sequence encodes these proteins:
- the S1PR1 gene encoding sphingosine 1-phosphate receptor 1, with protein MGSTSIPQVKAFRRSVSDYVNYDIIVRHYNYTGKLSISADKENGIKLISVVFILICCFIILENIFVLLTIWKTKKFHRPMYYFIGNLALSDLLAGVAYTANLLLSGANTYKLTPAQWFLREGSMFVALSASVFSLLAIAIERYITMLKMKLHNGSNRFRSFLLISACWVISLILGGLPIMGWNCISMLPSCSTVLPLYHKHYILFCTTVFTLLLLSIVILYCRIYSLVRTRSRRLTFRKNISKASRSSEKSLALLKTVIIVLGVFIACWAPLFILLLLDVGCKVKTCDILFRTEYFLVLAVLNSGSNPIIYTLSNKEMRRAFVRIMSCCKCPRGESAGKFTRPIIAGMEFSRSKSDNSSHPQKDDGDNPETIMSSGNVNSSS; from the coding sequence ATGGGGTCCACTAGCATCCCGCAGGTCAAGGCCTTCCGCAGATCGGTATCCGACTATGTCAACTACGACATCATCGTGCGGCATTATAACTACACGGGAAAGCTGAGCATCAGCGCGGACAAGGAAAACGGCATTAAACTGATCTCAGTGGTGTTCATTCTCATCTGCTGCTTTATCATCCTGGAGAACATCTTTGTCTTGCTGACCATTTGGAAAACCAAGAAGTTCCACCGGCCCATGTACTATTTTATTGGCAACCTGGCCCTCTCAGACCTGTTGGCAGGAGTGGCCTACACAGCCAATCTGCTTTTGTCTGGGGCCAACACCTACAAGCTAACCCCCGCCCAGTGGTTTCTGCGGGAAGGGAGTATGTTTGTGGCCCTGTCTGCCTCCGTGTTCAGCCTCCTCGCCATCGCCATTGAGCGCTATATCACCATGCTGAAGATGAAACTCCACAACGGGAGCAACAGGTTCCGCTCCTTCCTGCTCATCAGCGCCTGCTGGGTCATCTCCCTCATCCTGGGGGGCCTGCCCATCATGGGCTGGAACTGCATCAGCATGCTGCCCAGCTGCTCCACGGTGCTGCCGCTCTACCACAAGCATTACATCCTCTTCTGCACCACGGTCTTCACTCTGCTCCTGCTCTCCATCGTCATCCTGTACTGCAGGATTTACTCCCTGGTCAGGACTCGGAGCCGCCGGCTGACCTTCCGCAAGAACATTTCCAAGGCCAGCCGCAGCTCTGAGAAGTCGCTAGCGCTGCTCAAGACCGTGATTATCGTCCTGGGCGTCTTCATCGCCTGCTGGGCGCCGCTCTTCATCCTGCTCCTGCTGGACGTGGGCTGCAAGGTGAAGACCTGTGACATCCTCTTCAGAACGGAGTACTTCCTGGTGTTGGCTGTGCTCAACTCTGGCTCCAACCCCATCATTTACACTTTGTCCAACAAGGAGATGCGCCGGGCTTTCGTCCGGATCATGTCCTGCTGCAAGTGCCCCCGCGGAGAGTCCGCTGGCAAATTCACGCGACCCATCATCGCCGGCATGGAATTCAGCCGCAGTAAGTCAGACAACTCCTCCCACCCTCAGAAGGATGATGGGGACAACCCAGAGACTATCATGTCTTCTGGAAATGTCAACTCTTCTTCCTAA